A window of the Fusarium poae strain DAOMC 252244 chromosome 3, whole genome shotgun sequence genome harbors these coding sequences:
- a CDS encoding hypothetical protein (TransMembrane:10 (i130-151o163-184i205-226o241-267i274-295o315-336i348-367o387-417i429-450o456-476i)), protein MAPSGYPVVAGLPSTASASASASGLTGLTTGYESPSEEHPPFFSTVASAPAAPDGKANSNPRRLAVPRPPLTQRPSYIAAIAPDDADGNNQSRPRLVNQSSTITSHSLNHVMATVEKTSQNRRVGLRDRIACYQWTYFTLTMSTGGIANIIHSLKWTAPWLRGIGLFFFFLNIILFIMNCILICTRFHLRPGSFMNSFTDQIESLFISASLVSVAVILINTCQYGIPYTGPWLLNTMEWVFWVYAALSVSVSAFLYLILWSTLIFPVHTMTPTWVFPAYPLLLNAPFAANLIAAADSSGHKMTVDTVAMALGATAIQGTGCLIAFMISSAFIYRLMTQKLPRDNQRPGIFMSIGPYGFTAAGIAQLGSQADLLVPENFLGAPHVADIIKVISILVSLWLWGLALWFFLVCVGALWKYTRSGHHMPFQMTWWSFVFPNTALVTATSVMGKIFDNNGLHIFASVMTVAIIIVWIIIFARMCWSFKTKKLLWPRDEK, encoded by the exons ATGGCCCCCTCCGGCTATCCAGTGGTAGCCGGTCTTCCATCTACGGCTTCAGCTTCGGCCTCGGCCTCCGGGCTGACTGGACTGACTACAGGCTATGAGTCTCCGTCAGAAGAGCATCCACCTTTCTTTTCGACCGTAGCGTCGGCGCCTGCTGCCCCTGACGGGAAGGCAAATTCAAACCCCAGGCGTCTTGCTGTACCGCGCCCTCCACTAACCCAACGACCATCGTACATCGCCGCTATTGCTCCTGATGATGCCGATGGTAACAATCAAAGTCGCCCTCGACTCGTTAATCAAAGTTCCACGATTACTTCTCACAGTTTAAATCATGTTATGGCCACGGTGGAGAAAACGTCTCAAAACCGAAGGGTCGGTCTAAGAGATCGCATTGCCTGCTATCAATGGACGTATTTTACTTTG ACAATGTCGACTGGCGGTATCGCTAATATTATTCATTCAT TAAAATGGACAGCTCCCTGGCTACGCGGCATCggcctcttctttttcttcctcaacaTTATCCTGTTTATAATGaactgcattctcatatgCACAAGATTTCATCTTCGCCCAGGGAGCTTCATGAACTCATTCACCGATCAAATAGAGTCGCTATTCATCTCAGCTTCT TTAGTCTC TGTTGCTGTAATATTAATCAATACCTGTCAATACGGTATTCCTTATACGGGCCCGTGGCTTCTTAACACCATGGAGTGGGTGTTCTGGGTATATGCCGCCCTCAGCGTCTCTGTCAGCGCATTTCTATATCTTATTCTATGGTCCACGCT GATCTTCCCCGTTCACACAATGACACCTACATGGGTCTTTCCAGCATATCCTCTGCTTCTCAATGCACCCTTCGCAGCAAATCTTATTGCTGCTGCGGACTCTTCGGGTCATAAAATGACAGTAGATACCGTGGCTATGGCACTTGGAGCTACTGCGATTCAAGGAACCGGCTGTTTAATCGCCTTTATGATATCTTCTGCTTTTATTTATCGTCTAATGACTCAGAAGCTTCCGCGGGACAACCAGAGGCCCGGTATT TTTATGTCAATTGGTCCTTATGGCTTTACCGCTGCTGGTATAG CCCAACTCGGTAGCCAAGCAGACTTGCTTGTTCCTGAAAACTTCCTGGGCGCTCCACACGTTGCAGACATCATTAAAGTTATAAGCATTCTTGTGAGTCTCTGGCTCTGGGGCCTTGCATTGTGGTTTTTCCTCGTTTGCGTCGGCGCATTGTGGAAATATACTAGGTCAGGCCACCATATGCCCTTTCAGATGACCTGGTGGTCTTTTGTCTTCCCCAATACCGCTCTT GTTACGGCTACTAGCGTCATGGGTAAGATCTTCGACAATAACGGCCTTCACATCTTTGCATCTGTCATGACTGTTGCTATTATCATCGTCTGGATCATAATCTTTGCAAGGATGTGCTGGAGTTTTAAAacaaagaagcttctttggCCCAGGGATGAAAAATAG
- a CDS encoding hypothetical protein (TransMembrane:1 (i69-87o)~BUSCO:16589at5125): MNRAAVKTLRTTSLSTVRALARTPRRGFSVSSPVFFRQSRSKAGAHARSAHRNSTKNIPLRSSMYFRRLPTALLSSVVVGLGAWYSYNNSDLAPTSTFGANSLTSTQTADAVPTRTVLVVGADELRQGTIVGEGPISKATSDDGRRIVEMLTPDQATQKLRRLEQSYSVNRGQGVTRYDLVQLPSNDPIEDDHAEKIVQVPSRSSVETDNSDWMFWGVFDGHSGWTTSATLRESLINYVARELNATYKQASGELPSEDAVTLAIKTGFNNLDNEIVHKSVEKVFKGGSKTVAAELLQPALSGSCALLSFYDSRSNLLRVACTGDSRAVLGRRAANGKWTATALSDDQTGSNPQEVERMRKEHPGEENVIRNGRVLGGLEPSRAFGDAVYKWSRDVAYKLRENFFGRSPSPLLKTPPYVTAEPVVTTTKVNPENGDFLVLATDGLWEMLTNEEVVGLVGKWIETEGQSGSNSQFDAAWNKIFGSSKTPLPVEESKTAGPDGNKTPIRVQQWGIDPDAKDRFTVKDKNVATHLIRNALGGNNDEQVCALLTLPSPFSRRYRDDLTVQVIFFGHGKKTGEITVNLEATAGEGVKAKL, from the exons ATGAATCGAGCTGCAGTCAAAACCCTTCGGACGACCTCTCTTTCGACCGTCCGCGCCCTCGCCCGAACCCCGCGTCGTGGCTTCTCCGTCTCCTCACCAGTCTTTTTTCGTCAATCTCGATCCAAGGCTGGCGCGCACGCTCGGAGCGCTCATCGCAACTCGACGAAAAACATTCCTCTAAGGTCCTCTATGTACTTCCGTCGCCTCCCCACCGCACTGCTTTCCAGTGTCGTCGTCGGATTAGGTGCCTGGTACTCCTACAATAACTCTGACCTTGCGCCTACTTCCACTTTTGGTGCTAACAGCCTCACGTCCACCCAAACGGCTGATGCGGTGCCGACTCGTACCGTCCTTGTAGTGGGCGCGGACGAACTCAGGCAGGGCACCATTGTTGGCGAGGGACCGATCTCCAAGGCTACTAGCGACGACGGTCGTCGCATTGTCGAGATGTTGACGCCCGATCAAGCTACACAAAAGCTACGTCGCCTTGAGCAGTCTTACTCCGTCAACCGAGGCCAAGGTGTTACTCGCTATGACTTGGTTCAACTACCCAGTAATGATCCAATTGAGGATGATCACGCCGAGAAGATCGTCCAGGTTCCTAGCAGGTCTTCTGTCGAGACTGACAACAGCGACTGGATGTTCTGGGGTGTCTTTGACGGCCATTC AGGATGGACTACTTCTGCGACATTGAGGGAAAGCTTGATCAACTATGTCGCCCGTGAACTCAACGCTACCTACAAGCAGGCTTCTGGTGAGCTACCTTCTGAAGACGCGGTAACTCTGGCCATCAAGACTGGATTCAACAACCTGGATAACGAGATTGTTCACAAGAGTGTCGAGAAGGTGTTCAAGGGCGGTTCCAAGACTGTCGCCGCCGAGTTGTTACAGCCCGCTCTGTCCGGATCGTGTGCTCTATTGTCATTCTATGACAGCCGCAGCAATCTCCTGCGTGTTGCCTGCACAGGTGATTCCCGCGCTGTTCTAGGCCGTCGAGCGGCGAATGGAAAGTGGACTGCTACTGCTCTCTCAGACGATCAAACCGGTAGCAACCCTCAGGAGGTTGAACGCATGCGCAAGGAACATCCCGGAGAGGAGAACGTTATTCGCAATGGCCGTGTTCTTGGTGGATTGGAACCTAGCCGAGCATTTGGCGATGCTGTCTACAAGTGGAGCAGAGACGTCGCATACAAGTTGCGTGAGAATTTCTTCGGCCGTAGCCCATCGCCTCTTCTCAAAACCCCTCCATATGTTACAGCCGAGCCTGTAGTTACGACGACCAAGGTCAATCCCGAGAATGGTGATTTCCTTGTTTTAGCCACTGACGGTCTTTGGGAGATGCTCACCAACGAAGAGGTTGTCGGCCTTGTAGGCAAGTGGATTGAAACCGAGGGACAGTCTGGAAGCAACTCTCAGTTTGATGCTGCCTGGAACAAGATTTTCGGATCGTCCAAGACACCTCTGCCTGTAGAGGAGAGCAAGACTGCTGGGCCTGATGGCAACAAGACCCCTATTCGTGTTCAGCAGTGGGGTATCGACCCAGATGCCAAGGATCGTTTTACAGTGAAGGACAAGAACGTTGCTACACACCTCATCCGAAATGCTCTTGGTGGCAACAATGACGAACAGGTGTGCGCTTTGCTCACCCTGCCTTCACCCTTCTCGCGACGTTACCG CGATGAcctgactgtgcaagtcatCTTTTTTGGCCATGGCAAGAAGACAGGTGAGATTACAGTCAATCTCGAGGCCACTGCCGGTGAAGGTGTCAAGGCGAAGCTGTAA
- a CDS encoding hypothetical protein (BUSCO:47902at5125): MSQQQSSQSLAGADRIRALKDDDAIFTAFDTYPWTKDKSFMSGLCSILGEPGQQNPEASLSDMAIHARIFYYAQRIGVNIDFGSYKSWLTSKTNYQPPDVLPEEYRQHTEANATSASALDWQKAAPKTDLYIDRKAAAAQSSSEDQPNYPMGFAEMIKLIQEGKPVPGIRQIPNTIIRNPAVKPVGTRAAPRKPWEKDISPDASTLVDLPKALDTEFPPLHDDLVASSAAGTSREEN; this comes from the exons ATGAGCCAACAGCAGTCCTCTCAGTCTCTTGCGGGAGCTGATCGCATCAGGGCTctcaaggatgatgatgcCATATTCACTGCTTTTGATACATATCCATGGACCAAGGACAAAAGCTTCATG TCAGGCCTTTGCTCCATCCTTGGCGAACCTGGCCAGCAAAACCCCGAAGCCTCTCTTTCAGATATGGCTATTCACGCTCGCATTTTCTATTATGCACAGCGCATTGGTGTCAACATCGACTTCGGTTCCTATAAAAGCTGGTTGACTAGCAAAACAAACTATCAGCCCCCGGATGTCTTACCAGAGGAATACCGTCAACATACAGAGGCCAATGCCACTTCAGCCTCGGCTTTGGACTGGCAGAAGGCCGCACCAAAGACTGACCTCTATATCGACAGAAAAGCCGCTGCAGCTCAATCCAGCTCAGAAGATCAGCCTAATTATCCGATGGGGTTTGCCGAAATGATCAAACTTATCCAGGAGGGCAAGCCTGTGCCGGGAATTCGACAAATACcaaacaccatcatcagGAATCCC GCCGTGAAACCTGTCGGGACCAGAGCTGCCCCAAGAAAGCCATGGGAGAAAGATATTAGCCCCGATGCTTCCACTCTTGTAGACCTACCAAAAGCACTTGACACCGAGTTTCCACCCCTTCATGACGATCTTGTTGCTTCCTCTGCTGCTGGGACTTCGCGAGAGGAAAATTGA
- a CDS encoding hypothetical protein (BUSCO:10490at5125), with translation MSSPGYSQGSPEKASAVFTAGVQGETSGSSPRTSIPKETGKTNSAKKSISALTTSKLANQGHPKMKISHDDSTTEQSYPVDKLLAKLSEQVVDQQPDSLKANNEGVNYARIFDHASSSNSLPVTPATDAFPSTAPTTRPASATFDDGRSESDEVVRLKLQLAQAESKISKLDQELAETRVVRVVPENPAVGSSNPLYPTRESAWGSPDDAHSDTSDAMSASTFNRTREIWGSHPGAFTNTLQAPVPEPAPGKWLGGRGFNQPCPEPSGSPYPTMDGFRSERLTPDAEMMRPNYGRRGNRMDSRFNSPQPFGTGYGGGYNSPANQSDYMGSPVPVAPMNAPQGLGPMGVYPPYPPPAGTPLSPHASEFTAGSGWKNEVGPHPMYPRRGLDPRDVVSPEDQTYLPPTEPLNYRRLLDRNVNCNWKYIVDKIVCNNDQQASIFLQQKLKVGTPEQKFEIVDAIVAQAYPLMINRFGNFLVQRCFEHGTPDQVIHIAEAIRGNTLSLSMDPFGCHVVQKAFDSVPEKYKAIMVSELLRRIPETVIHRYACHVWQKLFELRWTESPPQIMKYVNEALSGMWHEVALGETGSLVVQNIFENCLEEDKRPCIEEVLANINIVAHGQFGNWCIQHICEHGAPPDRSRAIDHVIRYAAEYSTDQFASKVVEKCLKIGGAEFLGRYLDRVCEGRRDRTRIPLIDIASDQYGNYLIQWILNNASPQHREIVAAHIRKHMVSLRGSKFGSRVGMLCTNHAVATRPGPGAGPGMSGRMGPGPRYSNGYR, from the exons ATGTCTTCACCTGGGTATTCTCAGGGATCGCCTGAGAAGGCCAGCGCTGTCTTTACTGCTGGTGTGCAGGGCGAAACCTCAGGCAGCTCCCCACGTACCTCCATTCCG AAGGAAACAGGTAAAACCAATTCTGCAAAGAAAAGCATCTCGGCCCTCACAACTTCAAAGCTTGCGAATCAAGGCCACCCAAAG ATGAAAATCAGTCACGATGACTCGACTACGGAACAGTCTTACCCTGTGGACAAACTTCTTGCCAAGCTCTCTGAGCAGGTTGTAGACCAGCAGCCCGACTCCCTCAAAGCGAATAATGAAGGAGTCAACTATGCAAGGATATTTGATCATGCGTCGTCAAGCAACTCCCTGCCCGTCACTCCTGCTACCGATGCCTTTCCAAGCACGGCTCCTACTACACGACCCGCCAGTGCTACTTTCGACGATGGTCGCAGCGAAAGCGACGAAGTGGTCCGTCTGAAGTTGCAGCTCGCCCAAGCAGAGAGCAAGATTTCTAAACTTGACCAAGAGTTGGCCGAAACCCGTGTCGTCAGGGTTGTGCCCGAGAATCCTGCTGTTGGATCCAGCAACCCATTGTACCCTACTCGTGAGAGTGCGTGGGGATCTCCGGACGATGCTCATTCCGATACAAGCGATGCCATGTCTGCTTCTACTTTCAATCGTACTCGAGAGATCTGGGGAAGCCACCCTGGTGCCTTCACCAACACACTTCAGGCGCCAGTCCCTGAACCAGCTCCTGGAAAATGGCTTGGGGGACGCGGTTTTAACCAGCCGTGCCCAGAACCTAGTGGTTCGCCTTATCCTACTATGGATGGCTTCCGCAGTGAGCGTCTGACCCCCGACGCAGAGATGATGCGACCTAACTACGGGCGCCGCGGCAACCGTATGGATAGTCGATTCAACTCCCCGCAGCCGTTTGGAACTGGTTACGGAGGAGGCTACAACAGCCCTGCCAATCAATCCGACTACATGGGCAGCCCTGTTCCTGTAGCACCTATGAATGCTCCCCAAGGGCTCGGACCTATGGGAGTCTATCCTCCCTATCCACCTCCTGCCGGAACACCTCTGTCACCTCACGCTTCTGAGTTCACTGCTGGTTCTGGATGGAAAAATGAGGTTGGACCGCATCCAATGTACCCACGCAGGGGACTGGACCCAAGAGATGTTGTGTCGCCCGAGGATCAGACGTATCTACCCCCAACTGAGCCATTAAACTATCGTCGTCTCCTGGACCGCAATGTCAACTGCAACTGGAAGTACATTGTCGACAAGATCGTCTGCAACAACGATCAGCAAGCCTCAATCTTTTTGCAACAGAAACTCAAGGTTGGAACTCCGGAACAAAAGTTTGAGATCGTGGATGCCATCGTAGCACAGGCATACCCCTTGATGATCAACCGGTTTGGCAACTTTCTGGTGCAGCGATGCTTTGAGCATGGCACACCTGACCAGGTCATTCACATTGCCGAAGCTATTCGAGGCAACACTTTGAGTCTCTCCATGGATCCTTTTGGTTGTCATGTTGTTCAGAAGGCGTTCGACTCAGTGCCAGAAAAATACAAGGCCATTATGGTTTCCGAGCTCTTGCGACGCATCCCAGAGACGGTCATTCATCGTTATGCCTGCCATGTTTGGCAGAAGCTTTTCGAGCTCCGCTGGACTGAGTCGCCCCCACAGATCATGAAGTATGTCAACGAGGCATTGAGCGGAATGTGGCATGAAGTGGCTCTTGGTGAGACTGGCAGTCTTGTGGTACAGAACATCTTTGAGAACTGTCTTGAAGAGGATAAG cGTCCTTGTATCGAGGAGGTTCTTGCCAACATTAACATTGTGGCTCATGGCCAATTCGGTAACTGGTGCATTCAGCACATCTGCGAACATGGTGCTCCTCCTGACCGCAGTCGGGCTATTGACCACGTCATTCGTTATGCCGCAGAGTACAGCACCGATCAGTTCGCTTCCAAGGTTGTCGAGAAGTGTCTCAAGATCGGAGGTGCAGAGTTCCTCGGCCGCTACTTGGACCGAGTCTGTGAGGGTCGTCGCGACCGTACACGCATCCCACTCATCGACATCGCCAGCGATCAGTATGGCAATTACCTCATCCAATGGatcctcaacaacgcctctcCTCAGCATCGCGAGATTGTTGCCGCTCATATCCGAAAGCACATGGTCTCCTTGCGAGGTTCCAAGTTTGGCTCTCGTGTCGGCATGCTCTGCACCAACCATGCTGTTGCAACTCGTCCCGGTCCTGGCGCCGGTCCTGGAATGAGTGGGCGCATGGGACCTGGTCCACGCTACAGCAACGGCTACCGTTAA
- a CDS encoding hypothetical protein (BUSCO:58873at5125) produces the protein MSVPRARILDLMKAQCQVFATSYNPEGIRMGNKILRQRLRGPAMATYYPRKTATIQDLKREFGPTLATWDEAEEDRFEYIEELKLRGKSAPKKKKGPPAPTGKKR, from the exons ATGAGTGTCCCACGCGCGCGGATATTGGATCTTATGAAG GCGCAATGCCAGGTCTTTGCGACTTCCTACAACCCGGAGGGCATTCGCATGGGCAACAAGATCCTGCGACAACGACTACGAGGACCAGCCATGGCAACATACTACCCTCGAAAGACAGCGACGATACAAGACCTTAAGCGCGAATTTGGGCCAACCCTGGCAACCTGGGATGAGGCAGAAGAGGATCGATTCGAGTACATTGAGGA GCTCAAGCTTCGTGGAAAGAGTGcgcccaagaagaagaagggtccCCCAG CTCCTACCGGCAAGAAGCGATAA